Below is a genomic region from Vibrio mimicus.
AGGCGGTGCGTTTCGCCACCAACGTGCGGAAGATCTTTCAGCACATTTGATGAAGGGCATTCTGGCGCGCAACCCACAGGTCAATCCAAAAGAGATTGAAGACATTTATTGGGGCTGTGTGCAGCAAACGCTTGAACAAGGATTTAACGTTGCGCGTAACGCAGCGCTGCTCGCGGGTCTGCCGATTGAGATTGGCGCAGTCACCGTAAACCGTTTGTGTGGATCATCCATGCAAGCTCTGCATGATGCGACGCGCGCAATCATGGTTGGCGATGCAGAGATCTGTTTAGTGGGAGGCGTTGAGCACATGGGCCACGTGCCAATGACTCACGGCGTTGATTTCCATCCAGGCCTGTCTAAGAACGTTGCGAAAGCAGCGGGAATGATGGGACTGACCGCTGAGATGCTCGGCAAGCTGCATGGCATCAGTCGTGAACAGCAAGATCAGTTCGCTGCGCGCTCTCATGCGCGTGCTCATGCAGCCACCTTGGAGGGTCGCTTTAAAAACGAGATTTTACCGACCGAAGGTCATGCCGCCGACGGTACGCTGTTCACCCTCGATTACGATGAGGTGATCCGCCCAGAAACCACAGTGACTGGTTTAGCCGAACTGCGCCCAGTGTTCGATCCAGCCAACGGCACTGTGACCGCGGGAACCTCTTCAGCACTCTCGGATGGTGCTTCAGCGATGTTGGTAATGAGTGAGCAAAAAGCCAAAGCACTCGGGTTAACCATTCGAGCCCGCATTAAAGCGATGGCCGTTGCCGGTTGCGATCCTTC
It encodes:
- the fadA gene encoding acetyl-CoA C-acyltransferase FadA, encoding MNTVVIVDCLRTPMGRSKGGAFRHQRAEDLSAHLMKGILARNPQVNPKEIEDIYWGCVQQTLEQGFNVARNAALLAGLPIEIGAVTVNRLCGSSMQALHDATRAIMVGDAEICLVGGVEHMGHVPMTHGVDFHPGLSKNVAKAAGMMGLTAEMLGKLHGISREQQDQFAARSHARAHAATLEGRFKNEILPTEGHAADGTLFTLDYDEVIRPETTVTGLAELRPVFDPANGTVTAGTSSALSDGASAMLVMSEQKAKALGLTIRARIKAMAVAGCDPSIMGYGPVPATHKALKRAGLTMQDMDVVELNEAFAAQSLPCAKDLGLLDMMDDKVNLNGGAIALGHPLGCSGTRISTTLINLMEAKDAKYGLATMCIGLGQGIATIFERP